Within Protaetiibacter intestinalis, the genomic segment GGGTGCCGGCGCAGCGGGGGCGGGCTGCTGCGGCTGCACGAACTGCGGAGCCTCCGGCGCGGGTGCCGGGGCGACGGCGGCGAGAGGTGCGACGGGCGCCTGGGGTGTGGCGAGCGCCTCGGGCATCGTGAAGACGGGGGCCTCGGGCATCGTGAAGGCCGGGGCCGCCTCGGGCATCGTGAACGCGGGGGCGGCGGCTGCCATCGGCTCGGCGTTCGGGAGCACGTAGCCGTCCATCGCGGGGGCGGCGGCCACGGGTGCGGCCGGGGCGCCGTAGGCGGTGGCGGCGGGCGCGGTGAGGACGGGTGCCGCGGCCTCGGCCGGCGCGGCGGAGCTCGGGGTCATGGCGAACACGAAGGGCTCCGGCTCACGCGGGGCCGGGGGAGCGGCGACGAGCGTGTCGACGTGCGCGGCGACGGCCGCGGGGGCCTCGCCCAGGGGCGCGCGCGTGTGCTCGGTCCACCCGTGTCCCGACCACCACCGCTCGGTGGTTGCGTCTTCGGGGTCGGTGAACCACCCCGCTGCAGGCGCAGTGCTCGAATCCATACCACTACCGTCATGGAGCGGGGCCGGTCTGTTCTAGCCCCCGAAGTGGGCTACCTCAGTGCGACAGGCCCGCGGCGTGGCGCGCCGCGTCGAGGAAGGCGGGGCGTACGCGTTCCCAGCCGTCGAGGTAACCGCCGACGAGTGCGGCGTCGCGCAGCAGCACGAGCTCGCCGGCGGCCCGCGCCGGATCCGGTGCTCCGGATGCCGTGAGCAGGTTTTCGAGGACGCCGCGGAACCAGCCGCGCTGGGCGTCGACGGTGCGCCGCACGCCGCTGTCGGCATCCGGGTACTCCGCGGCGGCGTTGATGAACGGGCAGCCGCGGGTGTGGTTGCGTTCCACGTCGGCGGCGAGGCCGTCGATGACGAGTTCGAGCCGCTGTCGCGGGTCGTCGGTGCTCGCCTCGGCCGCGTCGAACGCCTCGCGGAGCCGGGCGTCCTCGAGCCCGAGGTAGGCCTCGACGAGGTCCTCCTTGCTGGGGAAGTGGCGGTAGAAGGTGGCGCGCGTGACCCCGGCCTCGCTCACGATGCGGTCGACGCCGACCGAGTGGATGCCTTCGCGGTAGAAGAGCTCGGATGCCGTGCGCAGCAGGCGCTCGCGGGGTTCGGAGATGGCCATGGGGAAATGATAGAACGATCTTTCTCTTTTTGCTTGACATCCGAGATGTCGAGGTCTAGCTTCGGGAATGTCAAAGAAAGAACGATCGTTCTACCAACCGACACGGAACGACGAACCCCCGAGGAGCAGGAATCATGACCGCCACCAAGACCCCCATCGTGCTCATCCACGGACTGTGGATGACCCCCAAGAGCTGGGACACCTGGGCCGCGTACTTCGAAGCACGTGGCCACCGGGTGATCCGTCCGGGCTGGCCGGGAATCGACGACCGGGAGGTCGACGACATCCGGAGCAACCCCGAGGCGCTCAAGGGCGTCGGCCTCGCGCAGATCGCCGACCACTACGAGCGGATCATCCGCGAGCTGCCCGAGAAGCCCATCATCATGGGCCACTCCTTCGGCGGCCTGCTCACCCAGATGCTCGCCGACCGCGACCTCGGCGTCGCCTACGTCGCCGTCACCCCGGGGCAGCCGGCGGGCATCACGACGCTGCCGGCGTCGACGCTGCGCACGGGCTTCCCGATCCTGTCGAACCCGTTCGGCAAGAACGGCGCGAAGCCGATCTCGAAGGCGCACTTCCACTTCACCTTCGGCAACGACCTCTCGCGGGCCGCGTCGGACGAACTGTGGGAGCAGTTCGCGGTGCCGTCCTACAACCGGGTGTTCTTCGAGGGCGTCGCGGCCGCCTTCGACGAGAAGGGCGGCGTGAGCCACGTCGACTACGCGAAGGCCGACCGTGCCCCGCTGCTCGTCATCGCGGGTGAGATCGACCACGTGGTGCCGCCGGCCATCGGCACGGCGATCGTGAAGAAGTACCGGGCGAGCGGCAGCCCGTCGCTCGTCGAGTACAAGGAGTACGCGGGCCGCACGCACCGCATCGTGTCGCAGGACGGCTGGGAGGAAGTGGCCGAGTACGCCCTCGACTGGGCGCTCGAGCACGCGCAGGCCTGACCACGGGACAAGGCGCGGCACCCGCACGGGTGGCCGCGCCTTCCGCGTGTCCGGGGTCGGTGGCACACTTCCCGCATGGTGACGGATGCGGAGCGCCGCGCGGCGGATGCGTCGCGCGCCCGGCTCGGGGCGCTGACGGCGCCGCTGCTCGCACGGCCGGGGGTGAGCTGGGGCCGCATGTTCTCGACCGAGGGGCTCGGCATCCGCGGCAAGATCTTCGCCGTCGTGGTGCACGACGGCGGGCTCATGGTCAAGGTGCCCGAGCCGCGCGCCGACGAACTCGTCGCCGACGGTGCGGTCGTGCGCATGGTGATGCGCGGCCGCGAGCTGCGCGAGTGGGTCGTGTCGGCCCCCGCGGCATCCGACGCCGAGTGGCTCGCGCTCGTCGAGGAGGCCTACGTCTACCTCGACGAGATCACGCCCTGAACTCGCGCCGCGCGCCCGGGCCCAGCGGCCGCAGTTCGTCGCCCACGGGCAGCGGAAGCTCGTGGAAGCGCTGCGGAGCCCCGACGGCGCCGAAGTCGTCGTCCTTCACGACGACGCGTGTGCTCGACACCTCGGCGATGCGCACCGTCAGCCACGCACCATCCGACTGACGCAGTTCGTAGAGGTCGGCGAGGTAGCCGATCCCGAGCTCCTCGAGCGCATTCTCGGCGCTCGACCAGTCGGTCTGCCCGGTGCGCTCCCGCCCGAGCAGATCGATCGCGACGAAGCCGTCGCCGACGGGGAGGATCCACCCCACGCGCTCACCGTCGCCGCGCCGATGCTCGATCCACTCGTCCACGTGCCCGAGCCTAGGCGCGTCGTCACCGTGTGACGGGCCAGGCTTCCGGCTTCGGGAAGATGACGAGTCCCTCGCCGTCGGGGTCGCCGGTCGCCGGGTCGGGCGCGAGCAGGCCGCGGACCGTCGGCCAGAGCGCCCGGGCCCCGGCGGAGGAGAAGCCGCGGTCGACGCCCTCGTGGGTGGTGAAGGCCACCAGGTCGGCGAGCTGGATGATCTCGCGATCCCAGGTGGAGAGGCTCGAATCGATCCACAGTGGACGGTCGAGCAGCAGCCGGTAGTCGGCGCGCAGGCGGCCGCGCGCGGCCAGCTCGTCGCGGATGCGGGTGAGCTCGTGGTCGCGGAACGCCTTCTCGTGCTCGGTCTGCTGGTCGGCGACGAGGATGCCGCCCTCCTCCGGGTGGTGGCGTTCGAGCTCCATCGCGATGCGGCGGTACAGGAACGCGTACGCCCAGCCGAGCGCGGGTTCCCCCGGGCGCTCCACGAACAGCGCCCGCTTGTCGATGGCGACGGTGAAGACGATCGGGTGCGCGTGTGCGAGCAGCCCGACGACCTCCGTCTCGAGCGCGTCGAGTTCTGCACCGTCGGTGATCGCGGCGTAGTCGGCGTCCGGGTCGGTACGCGCGCCCTCGACGCGACGCCGCGTGATCGCGAGGCGGCGCCCTTTGAGCTCGGTCTCGTTCCACGGGCGGTCGGCACCGGCGCCCAGGTGGTCCCGCTTCACGCGGTCGATCGCCTCCGCGAGCGGGCGTCGGGAGGTGTCGCGGATGCCGACCGCCGACAGCACGAACCAGTCGGTCGTGTCGCGGGCGAGCCGCGTCGGGTCGGCCGGATCGGCGGCCATCCGGTGGTGCCCGGACTCGTCGATGTAGAAGAGCAGCATCGCGGCCACGCTAGCGCGCCGGGCCGGCATCCGGGTGCGCGAAAGCATCCGGAAATGTCCATGAGCAGAATGGGGGTATGACTCGTGCGCTTCGACTCGGATACAAGGCTTCGGCCGAGCAGTTCGCCCCCCGTGAGCTCGTGGAGTTCGCCGTCGCGGCGGAGGAGCACGGCTTCGAGTCGGTGACGACCTCCGACCACTTCCAGCCGTGGCGGCACGAGGGCGGGCACGCGCCGTTCTCGCTCGCCTGGATGACGGCCGTCGGCGAGCGCACCTCGAAGGTGCTCATCGGCACGAGCGTCATGACGCCGACGTTCCGCTACAACCCCGCCGTCATCGCGCAGGCGTTCGCCACGATGGGCGTGCTGTACCCGGGCCGCATCTTCCTGGGGGTCGGATCGGGGGAGGCGCTCAACGAGATCGCCACCGGGTGGCGGGGCGAGTGGCCCGAGTTCAAGGAGCGGTTCGCGCGGTTGCGGGAGTCGGTCGACCTCATGCGGGCGCTGTGGACCGGCGACCGGGTGAGCTTCGAGGGCGAGTACTACCAGACCGTCGACGCCTCCATCTACGACCGACCCGAGAGCCCCATCCCCGTCTACATCGCCGCGGGCGGCCCGATGGTGGCCCGCTACGCGGGACGCGCGGGCGACGGTTTCATCTGCACCTCGGGCAAGGGCGCCGAGCTCTACCGCGACGAGCTGATGCCGGCCGTCGAGGAGGGCGCGGGCAAGGCCGGCAAGACCCTCGACGACGTCGACCGCATGATCGAGATCAAGCTCTCCTACGACACCGACCCCGACGTGGCGCTCGAGAACACCCGCTTCTGGGCGCCGCTCGCGCTCAGCAAGGAGCAGAAGCACGACATCACCGACCCGGTCGAGATGGAGCGGGCGGCGGATGCGCTGCCGATCGAGCAGATCGCCTCGCGCTGGATCGTCGGCTCCGACCCCGACGAGGTCGTCGCCCAGATCGCGCAGTACGTCGACTGGGGCCTCAACCACCTGGTCTTCCACGCGCCGGGTGCGGACCAGTACCGCTTCCAGGAGCTGTTCGCGCGCGACCTCGCGCCGCGCCTGCGCGCGCTGTGATCCTCACCCCTCAGGAATGCAGGAGCGGCGAACCCGGAACCCACTGATTCCGGGTCTCACTCCCGTCATCCGGCAGAATCTCCTGCATTTTCTGAGGTAGCGGACGCGGATGGGGGCGGCCGCGCCGTCGCTCAGCCCGCGTTCGCGGACCAGTCGGGCAGCTGCTGCACCGCCCAGGTGTTGCCGTCGGGGTCGGCGAAGTAGATGAAGCGGCCCCAGGGCTGCTCGTCGATGTCGGAGCACTCGACCCCGCGCCCGCGGAGGTCGGCGAGGGCGTCGTCCGCCGACGAGACGACGACCTGCAGCGCCTTGAGTGTGCCGGGCGCCATCTCGCTGACGCCCTTGCCGAAGGCGATCGAGCAGGCCGAGCCGGGCGGTGTGACCTGGATGAAGTGGATGTCGTCGCTCACGACCTGGTCGTGATCGACGGGCCAGCCGAGCGTGTCGCCGTAGAAGGCGCGTGCGCGGGGGATGTCCGACACGGGAAGTCCGACGAGTTCGATGCGGTAGTCGACCATGGTGTGCTCCTTCGGTCGTACCCGACGCTACGCCCGGCCGCCGACAGCGCCGCCGAGGTCTCGGCTCGAGCTGGCGGACCAGAACGTGGGCGTACCGGAAGCAGGGTGAATCGCGCTGTTCGAGCCGGTACGACCCCAATAGTGCCATTTCAGCCTGCTTCTGGGACGCGGGCGCGGCCGCCGCGCATCCGCGTAGCCTCGGAGCATGCACGCGACGCTCATCCATGCCCCCGGCGACATCCGCTTCGAGGAGGTGCCCGATCCGCGGCTGTCGACCGGCGGCGACGCGATCGTGCGGGTCGTGGCGGCCTGCGTGTGCGGTTCGGACCTGTGGCCGTACCGCGGTGTCACGCCGACGGACGAGCCGCACCGCATCGGCCACGAGTTCGTGGGGGTCGTCGAGGAGGTGGGGCCAGAGGTCCGCAGGATCAAGGTCGGCGACTTCGTGATCGCCCCCTTCTACGACTGCTGCATGGCCTGCGTCAATTGCCTGAACGGCTTCTCGACCTCGTGCCTGAACGGCGGATGGTGGGGTGAGGACGACCGGATGGGCGCCTTCGCCGACGCCGGGCAGGGCGAGCGGGTGCGGGTTCCGCACGCCGACGGCTCGCTCGTGGCGACCCCGTCGATGCCGGACGACGCGCTCGTGCCGCACCTGCTGACCCTGTCGGACGTCATGGGCACGGGCCACCACGCCGCCGTCTCGGGCGGCGTGGGGCCCGGCAAGACGGTCGTCGTGGTGGGGGATGGCGCGGTCGGGCTGTGCGCGGTGCTGGCATCCGCGCGTCTCGGCGCCGACCGGATCATCGCCATGTCGCGGCACGCCGACCGCCAGGCGCTTGCGCGCCGTTTCGGCGCGACCGAGCTCGTCGAGGAGCGCGGCAAGGAGGGCGTGGCCCGCATCCGCGAGCTGACGGGCGGCGTCGGGGCGGATGTGGTGCTCGAGTGCGTGGGCACGAAGGAGTCGATGGATCAGGCGCTCCGCTCCGCGCGGCCCGGCGGCCAGGTGGGCTTCGTGGGCGTGCCGAACGGCGGCCCCGAGCTGCCGCTGCGCGTCATGTTCGGCACCAACGTCGGGGTGCGCGGCGGCGTCGCCCCCGTGCGCAACTACATCGAGGAGCTGCTGCCGGAGGTGTGGGACGGGCGCCTGCAGCCGGGCGCCGTCTTCGACCTCGAACTGCCGATGTCCGAGGTGGCCGACGCATACCGCGCGATGGACGAGCGCCGCGCCATCAAGGTGCTGCTGCGCCCGTAGGACGCGCGCCGGAGGCTCAGGCGAAGCGGCGCCGGTACACGAGCCCGGCGGCCACGACCGCGGCGGCCAGGATGCCGACGCACCAGGCGAGCGCGATCCAGAGCTCCGAGCCCACCGGCTGCTGCGCGAACAGCGCGCGGATGCTGTCGACGATCGAGGTGACCGGCTGGTTCTCGGCGAACCAGCGAACCGGCCCCGGCATCGTCTCGGTCGGCACGAACGCCGAGCTCACGAACGGCAGGAAGATGAGCGGGTAGGCGAACGCCCCCGCACCCTCCACCGAGCTCGCGCTCAACCCCGCGATCACGGCGAGCCAGGTGAGCGCGAGTGTGAACAGCACGAGGATGCCGACCACGGCGAGCCAGGCTCCCGCATCCGCCCCCGTGCGGAAGCCGATGAGCAGCGCCACGCCCACGACGATGACGAGCGACACGAGGTTCGCGACGAGCGAGGTGAGCACGTGCGCCCAGAGCACGCCCGTGCGGGCGATCGGCAGCGACTGGAAGCGCTCGAAGATGCCGCCCGTGAGGTCCATGAAGAGGCGGTAGGAGGTGTACGAGACGCCGGACGCCACGGTGATCAGCAGGATGCCGGGCAGCAGGTAGTCGACGTAGGCGACGCCGCCGGTGTCGATCGCGCCGCCGAACACGAACACGAACAGCGCCATGATGCCGACCGGCATGATCGCGGTCGTGATGACGGTGTCGAGGCTGCGCGTCACGTGGCGGAGCGTGCGGCCGGTGAGGGCGGCCGTGTCGGAGAGTGCGTGTGCGAGGGTCATGCCGCGTCCTCCTCGCCGCCTTCGCGCTCGCCGACGAGGGCGAAGAAGATCTCCTCGAGCGTCGGCTGCTTCTGCACGTACTGCACCTCGGAGGCCGGCAGCAGGGCGGTCAGCTCGGCGAGCGTGCCGTCGACGATGATCCGCCCGCGGTGCAGGATGGCGATCCGGTCGGCCAACTGCTCGGCCTCCTCGAGCTGCTGCGTCGTCAGCAGCACCGTGGTGCCGCCGCGGGCGAGCTCCTTCACCGCATCCCACACCTCGAGCCGCGCCTCGGGGTCGAGGCCCGTCGTGGGCTCGTCGAGGAAGATGACGCGCGGGCTGCCGATGAGACTCATCGCGATGTCGAGCCGGCGCCGCATGCCGCCGGAGTAGGTGGCTGCGCGGCGCGCGCCCGCCTCGGTGAGCGAGAAGCGCGCGAGCAGTGCGTCGGCGACGGCACCCGGGTCGGTCTCGTGGCGCAGTCGCGCGACGAGTGCGAGGTTCTCACGTCCCGTGAGCATGTCGTCGACGGCCGCGAACTGGCCGGTGAGGCTGATCGCCTCGCGCACGCGGGCGGGCTGGGCGGCGACGTCGTGCCCGTCGACGCGTGCCTCGCCCGCATCCGCCCGGAGGAGGGTCGCCAGGATGCGCACGAGCGTCGTCTTGCCGGCGCCGTTCGAGCCGAGCAGGGCGTGGATGCTGCCGGGCGCGACCTCGAGGTCGACGCCGCGCAGCACCCGCAGGCTGCCGTAGGACTTCTCGAGCCCGGTGACGCGGATGGCGGCATCCGCGGTCATGACGACGCGCCGCCCTCCGCCTCGGCGACGGCCCGGCGCAGCCGCGCGCGCTCCTTGTCGAGCCACTCCGTGCCCGTGTACGCGGCGCGGAAGGCGTCGACGAACTCGACGGGATCGTCGCCCAGGATCTCGTGCAGTGCCGTCCCGTCGGCGGCGGCGCGCTCCCACAGCTCGGCGAGGTCGCCGGACATCCGCACCAGGGTGTCGCCGTCGGTGACGCCGCCCGAGTACATGAGGTAGCGCTCGACCGCCTTCGCTCCGGCGCGGTAGGGCTCGGGGAGTGCGTCGATGCGGGCGCGAGCCGCCCGGTACTGCTTCTTCTGCTCGAGCGATCCGGTGACCGCCTCGATCCATTTCGGGGTCATTGCTGTTCTCCTTCGTCGTGCAGGCGCTCCAGCCGCTCGGCCAGAAAGCTCCAGTTGCCCCAGAACTCGTCCAGGGCGTCGCGGCCGCGCGCGTTGAGGGTGTACACCTTGCGCGGCGGGCCCTTCTCCGACGGCACCTTCTCGATGTCGACGAGCCCGCGCTGCTCGATGCGCAGCAGCACCGCGTAGACGGTGCCCTCGACGAGGTCGGTGAAGCCCTGCTCGCGCAGCCACGAGGTGATCTCGTAGCCGTGTGCGGGGGTGCGGCCGATCGCCGCGAGCACGATGCCCTCGAGGAAGCCCTTGAGCATCTCGGTCGTCTGCTTGCCCACGTTCCGCCTCTCCACTACCCGGTGTCATTGACTACCGGTAAACGGTAACACTGACTACCGGTACTCTGCAACACCGGATACCGACCCGCGATCGCGATGGACACGGGATGATGGGGGAGTGACCCGCCCCCACATCGGCTACGCCGCCATGCTCGAGCGCTTCGCGCCGGGCGAGGTGATCGCGCTCGCGCAGCAGGCGGAGGCGGCGGGCTTCACGGGTGTCATGGCCGCCGACCACTTCCAGCCGTGGATCCCGCAGCAGGGCCAGGCGAGCTTCGTGTGGAACGTGCTGTCGGCGCTCGGGCAGGTCACGGCGGGGGATCTCGGCACGGGGGTCACGGCGCCCACCTTCCGCTGGCATCCGGCGATGGTGGCGCAGGCCTCGGCGACACTCGCCGCCATGTACCCGGGCCGGCACTGGCTCGGCATCGGCTCGGGCGAGGCCATCAACGAGCACGTCGTCGGGCGGTACTGGCCCGAGGCGCCCGAGCGCATCGACCGGATGTTCGAGGCGGTCGACATCATCCGGAAACTGTTCACGGCATCCCTCGCCGGGCGCGACGTACGTCACGAGGGGCGGTACTACAAGCTCGAGTCGACCCGGCTGTGGACGATGCCGGATGCCGCCCCGCCGATCCTGATCGGCACCGCCGGCCCCGTGACGGCGAAGCGCGCGGGCCGCACGGTCGACGGCATCGTCGTCGACGGGGCGCCCGTCGAGAAGGTGGCGCCGCTGCTGCAGCGTTTCGCGGAGGGCTCCCGCGAGGCGGGCCGCGACCCGCGCGGCCAGACGCGCATCATCCGCCTGCACCTCAGCTGGGCGCCGACGCACGCGGAGGCGGTGGCGAACGCGCTGCGGGAGTGGCCGAACGCGGGGATGCGCTTCCCGAAGTCCGACATCCGCTCGCCGTTCGAGCTGGAGCAGATCGCCCGCACGGTGCGCCCGGAGGACTTCGAGGGCCGCGTGCTGATCTCCGACGACCCCGAGGTGCACCGCGCCCACATCCAGCGCTACCTCGACCTCGGCTTCGACCGCGTCTACCTGCACGACGTGTCGCGCGAGCAGGCGCGCTTCCTCGAGGTCTTCGGCCGCGAGGTGCTGCCCCGCCTCAGCCGCTGACCGGCGCCGCGAGCCCGAGCGATTCGAGCGTCACGACCTCGGCGAACTCGCGCGCCGCGAGCACCTCGGCGGTGCGCTCGATCACCTCGCGGGCGCTCAGCGCACCCGCCGGGTTGGTGGCGGTCGCGTCGATGACGACCGTCGTCGCGAAGCCCAGGTCGGTGGCGATCCGGGCGGTCGGCTCGACGCACTGCTCGGTGCGGATGCCGCACAGCACGACCTCGTCGACGCCCTCCGCGCGCAGCAACTCCTCGAGGTCCGTCGAGGTGAAGGCGTTGATCGTGGTCTTCACGAGCAGCTGCTCGCCGGGCGCCGGCTCGAGCTCGGCCAGCACCTGCACGAGGCCGTTCTCCGGGTCGAAGGCGTTGCCGGATCCCGGGTCGGCGTGCAGGATCCAGAACACGGGCGAGCCGTGCTCGCGGAACCGCGCGACGAGGCGTGCGACCGCATCCACCACTGACGGGTTCGAGATCGTCTGCCACCGCTCCGTGCTGCGGAACGACTCCTGGACGTCGATGACGAGCAATGCCTGGGTCATGCCCCCACTCTCCGCCTCCCGCCGCCACCCCGCAACGTGGATGCTGCCATCGCTCGGCCACATCCGGCCGTGCGCGCCCACCCACGTGATCGGTCGGTTTCTGGCCCCAAACCGCCGGTTTGGGGCCAGAAACCGACCGGTCAGCGGCACGGGTTGAGAGGATGGGGGTGTGACGAACGTGGGGCCCGAGTTCAGTGTGTTCGCGCTGCTCGGGCTGCCCGAGTTCCGGCCGGGGGATGACGTGGCGGGGATCCTCGGGGACGCGCTCGCGGGCGTCGCGCGCGACGGCGACATCGTCGCGATCACGAGCAAGATCGTCAGCAAGGCGGAGGGTCGCATCGTCGCGGCCGCCGACCGTGAGGACGCGATCACGGCCGAGACCGTGCGACTCGTCGCCGAGCGGGCGCACGCCGACGGCTCGGGCACGACGCGCATCGTCGAGAACCGGCAGGGGCTCGTCATGGCGGCGGCGGGCGTCGACGCCTCGAACGCCCCCGACGGCCATGTGCTGCTGCTCCCCGAGAACCCCGACCGCTCCGCCCTGCACATCGCCCAGGTGCTGCGCGACAGGCTCGGCATCCGGGTGGGGGTCATCCTCACCGACACCTTCGGCCGTCCGTGGCGCGAGGGTCAGACCGATCAGGCGATCGGCGCGGCGGGGGTCACCGTGCTCGAGCAGCTCGCGGGCACCGCGGATGCGAACGGCAAGACCCTGCACGTCACCGCCCCCGCGGTCGCCGACGAGCTCGCGGCGGCGGCCGAGCTCGTCAAGGGCAAGGCGGCCGGCCGACCGGTGGCGGTCATCCGGGGCCTCGGGCACCTCGTCACGGGGCTCGACGTGCCGGGTGCGCGGGCCCTGCAGCGCGCATCCGACCGCGACATGTTCCGCCAGGGTTCGCAGGAGGCCTACGCCGAGGGGTACGCGGCGGGCCTTGCGACGCACTCCGACTGACCTTCGCGCGCCACTCTTCGGCGTCGGGCGTCAGCAATCCCTGCCGCTCGTGGCCGACCGCTGCAGCGTTTGACACGAACGGAGGTGGCACGGAGGGCGGGAGGCGGCCGGTACGTGACGGATCTACAAGGGCGTGCGAGACTCGGGAGATGGAACGCCTGCCCGAATCCGGGGAGCACGTCGGCATCGACGCCGACACCTCCGCGGGAGCCCTGTCCACCGCCGAGTTCCTGCTCGACTCGCGCGCCGTCATGGCGGCCGTGGAGACGGTCATCGACGGCAAGCGCGA encodes:
- a CDS encoding ABC transporter permease, whose protein sequence is MTLAHALSDTAALTGRTLRHVTRSLDTVITTAIMPVGIMALFVFVFGGAIDTGGVAYVDYLLPGILLITVASGVSYTSYRLFMDLTGGIFERFQSLPIARTGVLWAHVLTSLVANLVSLVIVVGVALLIGFRTGADAGAWLAVVGILVLFTLALTWLAVIAGLSASSVEGAGAFAYPLIFLPFVSSAFVPTETMPGPVRWFAENQPVTSIVDSIRALFAQQPVGSELWIALAWCVGILAAAVVAAGLVYRRRFA
- a CDS encoding cysteine hydrolase family protein, whose amino-acid sequence is MTQALLVIDVQESFRSTERWQTISNPSVVDAVARLVARFREHGSPVFWILHADPGSGNAFDPENGLVQVLAELEPAPGEQLLVKTTINAFTSTDLEELLRAEGVDEVVLCGIRTEQCVEPTARIATDLGFATTVVIDATATNPAGALSAREVIERTAEVLAAREFAEVVTLESLGLAAPVSG
- a CDS encoding DUF1048 domain-containing protein, coding for MTPKWIEAVTGSLEQKKQYRAARARIDALPEPYRAGAKAVERYLMYSGGVTDGDTLVRMSGDLAELWERAAADGTALHEILGDDPVEFVDAFRAAYTGTEWLDKERARLRRAVAEAEGGASS
- the cofE gene encoding coenzyme F420-0:L-glutamate ligase; its protein translation is MTNVGPEFSVFALLGLPEFRPGDDVAGILGDALAGVARDGDIVAITSKIVSKAEGRIVAAADREDAITAETVRLVAERAHADGSGTTRIVENRQGLVMAAAGVDASNAPDGHVLLLPENPDRSALHIAQVLRDRLGIRVGVILTDTFGRPWREGQTDQAIGAAGVTVLEQLAGTADANGKTLHVTAPAVADELAAAAELVKGKAAGRPVAVIRGLGHLVTGLDVPGARALQRASDRDMFRQGSQEAYAEGYAAGLATHSD
- a CDS encoding TfoX/Sxy family protein translates to MVTDAERRAADASRARLGALTAPLLARPGVSWGRMFSTEGLGIRGKIFAVVVHDGGLMVKVPEPRADELVADGAVVRMVMRGRELREWVVSAPAASDAEWLALVEEAYVYLDEITP
- a CDS encoding TetR/AcrR family transcriptional regulator; translated protein: MAISEPRERLLRTASELFYREGIHSVGVDRIVSEAGVTRATFYRHFPSKEDLVEAYLGLEDARLREAFDAAEASTDDPRQRLELVIDGLAADVERNHTRGCPFINAAAEYPDADSGVRRTVDAQRGWFRGVLENLLTASGAPDPARAAGELVLLRDAALVGGYLDGWERVRPAFLDAARHAAGLSH
- a CDS encoding TIGR03557 family F420-dependent LLM class oxidoreductase — encoded protein: MLERFAPGEVIALAQQAEAAGFTGVMAADHFQPWIPQQGQASFVWNVLSALGQVTAGDLGTGVTAPTFRWHPAMVAQASATLAAMYPGRHWLGIGSGEAINEHVVGRYWPEAPERIDRMFEAVDIIRKLFTASLAGRDVRHEGRYYKLESTRLWTMPDAAPPILIGTAGPVTAKRAGRTVDGIVVDGAPVEKVAPLLQRFAEGSREAGRDPRGQTRIIRLHLSWAPTHAEAVANALREWPNAGMRFPKSDIRSPFELEQIARTVRPEDFEGRVLISDDPEVHRAHIQRYLDLGFDRVYLHDVSREQARFLEVFGREVLPRLSR
- a CDS encoding alpha/beta hydrolase → MTATKTPIVLIHGLWMTPKSWDTWAAYFEARGHRVIRPGWPGIDDREVDDIRSNPEALKGVGLAQIADHYERIIRELPEKPIIMGHSFGGLLTQMLADRDLGVAYVAVTPGQPAGITTLPASTLRTGFPILSNPFGKNGAKPISKAHFHFTFGNDLSRAASDELWEQFAVPSYNRVFFEGVAAAFDEKGGVSHVDYAKADRAPLLVIAGEIDHVVPPAIGTAIVKKYRASGSPSLVEYKEYAGRTHRIVSQDGWEEVAEYALDWALEHAQA
- a CDS encoding PadR family transcriptional regulator, which gives rise to MGKQTTEMLKGFLEGIVLAAIGRTPAHGYEITSWLREQGFTDLVEGTVYAVLLRIEQRGLVDIEKVPSEKGPPRKVYTLNARGRDALDEFWGNWSFLAERLERLHDEGEQQ
- a CDS encoding DUF3800 domain-containing protein — protein: MLLFYIDESGHHRMAADPADPTRLARDTTDWFVLSAVGIRDTSRRPLAEAIDRVKRDHLGAGADRPWNETELKGRRLAITRRRVEGARTDPDADYAAITDGAELDALETEVVGLLAHAHPIVFTVAIDKRALFVERPGEPALGWAYAFLYRRIAMELERHHPEEGGILVADQQTEHEKAFRDHELTRIRDELAARGRLRADYRLLLDRPLWIDSSLSTWDREIIQLADLVAFTTHEGVDRGFSSAGARALWPTVRGLLAPDPATGDPDGEGLVIFPKPEAWPVTR
- a CDS encoding ABC transporter ATP-binding protein: MTADAAIRVTGLEKSYGSLRVLRGVDLEVAPGSIHALLGSNGAGKTTLVRILATLLRADAGEARVDGHDVAAQPARVREAISLTGQFAAVDDMLTGRENLALVARLRHETDPGAVADALLARFSLTEAGARRAATYSGGMRRRLDIAMSLIGSPRVIFLDEPTTGLDPEARLEVWDAVKELARGGTTVLLTTQQLEEAEQLADRIAILHRGRIIVDGTLAELTALLPASEVQYVQKQPTLEEIFFALVGEREGGEEDAA
- a CDS encoding zinc-dependent alcohol dehydrogenase family protein, which encodes MHATLIHAPGDIRFEEVPDPRLSTGGDAIVRVVAACVCGSDLWPYRGVTPTDEPHRIGHEFVGVVEEVGPEVRRIKVGDFVIAPFYDCCMACVNCLNGFSTSCLNGGWWGEDDRMGAFADAGQGERVRVPHADGSLVATPSMPDDALVPHLLTLSDVMGTGHHAAVSGGVGPGKTVVVVGDGAVGLCAVLASARLGADRIIAMSRHADRQALARRFGATELVEERGKEGVARIRELTGGVGADVVLECVGTKESMDQALRSARPGGQVGFVGVPNGGPELPLRVMFGTNVGVRGGVAPVRNYIEELLPEVWDGRLQPGAVFDLELPMSEVADAYRAMDERRAIKVLLRP
- the fgd gene encoding glucose-6-phosphate dehydrogenase (coenzyme-F420) gives rise to the protein MTRALRLGYKASAEQFAPRELVEFAVAAEEHGFESVTTSDHFQPWRHEGGHAPFSLAWMTAVGERTSKVLIGTSVMTPTFRYNPAVIAQAFATMGVLYPGRIFLGVGSGEALNEIATGWRGEWPEFKERFARLRESVDLMRALWTGDRVSFEGEYYQTVDASIYDRPESPIPVYIAAGGPMVARYAGRAGDGFICTSGKGAELYRDELMPAVEEGAGKAGKTLDDVDRMIEIKLSYDTDPDVALENTRFWAPLALSKEQKHDITDPVEMERAADALPIEQIASRWIVGSDPDEVVAQIAQYVDWGLNHLVFHAPGADQYRFQELFARDLAPRLRAL
- a CDS encoding VOC family protein, whose product is MVDYRIELVGLPVSDIPRARAFYGDTLGWPVDHDQVVSDDIHFIQVTPPGSACSIAFGKGVSEMAPGTLKALQVVVSSADDALADLRGRGVECSDIDEQPWGRFIYFADPDGNTWAVQQLPDWSANAG